A stretch of Halogeometricum sp. S3BR5-2 DNA encodes these proteins:
- a CDS encoding metallophosphoesterase family protein has product MTTNDDETLRLLCMGDNHGDVDSLERVVDGTEGEEFDFVIHVGDITNAWFDGVDEGREQLDAVTPYFKTLHERGELLYIWGNRDGAIGPEQPFQDYDLPGTFIPEDDSITVAGETFTQNPELVEDETILVNHYWHPELLEHFAGKAYFSGHIHTGRYKNKALNTAFLYRTADHGADALLGAYFVVEIAPDGTWEVDFRNIGQVRKGICPKHQALGVQFVPDYWRNDCQFCYDEEEFYSEVVRTVLYGLGTIQEEAETDEVVESAASTFGATPPSFESKLREFLEERTEEHS; this is encoded by the coding sequence ATGACGACTAACGACGATGAGACGCTCCGGCTACTCTGTATGGGAGACAACCACGGAGATGTCGACTCTTTGGAGCGGGTCGTCGACGGTACTGAAGGCGAGGAATTCGACTTTGTAATTCACGTCGGCGATATCACGAATGCATGGTTTGATGGCGTCGACGAGGGCCGGGAACAGCTCGATGCGGTCACGCCGTATTTCAAGACGCTCCACGAGCGGGGAGAGCTCCTCTACATCTGGGGGAATCGGGACGGGGCAATCGGTCCAGAACAGCCGTTCCAAGACTACGACCTTCCAGGGACGTTCATCCCCGAAGATGACAGTATCACCGTCGCTGGAGAGACATTCACGCAAAATCCCGAGCTAGTCGAAGACGAGACAATCCTCGTGAATCACTACTGGCACCCCGAACTGCTGGAACACTTCGCGGGGAAGGCATACTTCTCTGGTCATATACACACCGGTCGCTACAAGAACAAGGCTCTCAATACCGCATTCCTCTACCGAACGGCAGACCATGGTGCAGACGCGCTTCTCGGCGCGTACTTCGTCGTTGAGATCGCCCCTGACGGAACGTGGGAGGTCGATTTCCGAAACATCGGGCAGGTTCGCAAAGGAATCTGTCCCAAACACCAGGCGCTCGGTGTGCAGTTCGTCCCCGACTACTGGCGAAACGACTGTCAATTCTGCTACGACGAAGAGGAATTCTACAGTGAGGTCGTCCGCACAGTGCTCTACGGACTGGGAACGATACAAGAGGAAGCTGAGACTGATGAAGTGGTCGAATCTGCAGCGTCAACGTTCGGGGCTACTCCACCGTCTTTCGAATCGAAACTGCGAGAGTTTCTCGAAGAGCGGACAGAGGAGCACTCATAG
- a CDS encoding PIN domain-containing protein gives MTDEAEIPETIVFDAEPLIAYFCNEPGSDTVETYVDAVEGAANGYISAINLAEVHYVVRAIDGEERADAVVDVLEESGIRRVDTEQTWASAADFKFRYAPALGDAFALGTAAHVDGMLLVGADDDYDDVTDVPITRFRTEPA, from the coding sequence ATGACGGATGAGGCTGAGATTCCCGAAACAATCGTCTTCGACGCCGAACCACTCATCGCCTATTTCTGCAACGAACCAGGGAGTGACACCGTCGAAACGTACGTCGACGCCGTTGAAGGCGCGGCCAATGGCTATATCTCGGCGATCAATCTCGCAGAGGTCCACTACGTCGTCCGTGCGATTGACGGCGAGGAGCGCGCTGATGCTGTCGTCGACGTCCTCGAGGAGAGCGGTATCCGCCGGGTCGACACCGAACAGACCTGGGCGTCAGCAGCCGACTTCAAATTCCGCTACGCTCCGGCGCTTGGCGATGCTTTTGCGCTCGGGACCGCAGCGCACGTCGACGGGATGCTCCTGGTCGGTGCGGACGACGACTACGACGACGTCACCGACGTCCCAATCACTCGGTTCCGGACCGAACCGGCATAG
- a CDS encoding AbrB/MazE/SpoVT family DNA-binding domain-containing protein, whose amino-acid sequence MSKTESEKVVSVSSRGQATIPKEFREELGIDTPGRVKFIRTEEGEIVVRPIHSVTDLRGVLEGKTDEQGRSATERLRKERAADKASEEELRQRYAGDDEADA is encoded by the coding sequence ATGAGCAAGACAGAGTCTGAAAAAGTGGTGTCTGTATCGTCGCGCGGGCAAGCCACCATCCCGAAGGAGTTCCGTGAGGAGTTGGGTATCGACACGCCCGGCCGTGTGAAGTTCATTCGGACCGAAGAGGGTGAGATCGTTGTTCGCCCCATCCACTCGGTTACAGACCTGCGTGGGGTTCTGGAAGGGAAAACCGACGAGCAGGGGCGCTCGGCAACCGAGCGCCTACGGAAGGAACGTGCAGCGGACAAAGCCAGCGAAGAGGAGTTGCGGCAGCGTTACGCCGGTGACGACGAGGCTGACGCATGA
- a CDS encoding type IV secretory system conjugative DNA transfer family protein, whose product MSARTDSESQSKDYRQEDEVEIFFQIAAVMTAALLLPWVYAILERANFYDFKFDGLHRSRALWLVPLFYLVGAVGTVLLFPAHLQLFWAFHVLLLAQIAEALLHQAGYLTGLSLPLSEQFTPLRVGGFVVVLGSAVYAAQRLRSWDTERELRRIIDDGNYVLPFQGLSAASDRMSLSRFVPLRKDRSILVLGETGAGKTETITLFTYQMQAGTDDPFVVFDYKGEYQENFEQDHDHENLIYLSSTDATEYWNLFAEIEREADIDEIGRALFPHTDGSEFFSQAGRQLFVAVVTYLHREAQASDTTPTNADLVAFVQSTDKQEMHERLTDYSDLTAAASAIDPDSERQAAGVYANFQQVIADLFRGDFAEAGEFSIREYMDDPQGRTLLLDFPITEGDAVQPAFRFFIDWAARFALANEQDTYFVLDEFARLPGLRKIGDLINAGRGRNTQLLLGVQSVAQLHDTYGKDRANALLSGLVQSVIMRVGDAASVEYAQSQIGREKQRRSVPVHDRDGRSVGRQELQDETHPIVESDLERLNDGEAIVVVPDGWLRGIITRFTAIRTQLERALERTPE is encoded by the coding sequence GTGAGCGCCCGTACTGATTCCGAGTCTCAGAGCAAGGACTACCGGCAAGAAGATGAGGTCGAGATTTTCTTCCAAATCGCGGCAGTGATGACGGCTGCGCTGCTGTTGCCCTGGGTGTATGCCATCCTCGAGCGCGCGAATTTCTACGACTTCAAATTCGATGGGTTACATCGGAGTCGCGCGCTCTGGCTCGTCCCCCTGTTCTATCTGGTGGGTGCAGTCGGTACTGTCCTGCTGTTTCCAGCGCACCTCCAGCTGTTTTGGGCGTTCCACGTCCTGCTGCTTGCACAGATCGCCGAAGCCCTCCTGCATCAGGCCGGCTATCTGACCGGCTTGTCGCTGCCGCTCAGCGAGCAGTTCACGCCGCTCCGTGTGGGTGGCTTCGTCGTCGTACTCGGGAGCGCAGTGTATGCAGCCCAGCGACTGCGGAGTTGGGATACGGAACGGGAACTCCGTCGAATCATCGACGACGGAAACTACGTCCTCCCGTTTCAGGGCCTCTCTGCAGCAAGTGATCGTATGAGTCTCTCGCGGTTTGTCCCGCTCCGCAAGGACCGGTCGATTCTCGTCCTCGGGGAGACGGGCGCCGGGAAGACCGAGACGATCACGCTCTTCACCTACCAGATGCAGGCCGGAACTGACGATCCGTTCGTTGTCTTCGACTACAAAGGCGAATATCAGGAGAACTTCGAACAGGACCACGATCACGAGAACCTGATCTACCTCTCGTCGACGGACGCAACCGAATACTGGAATCTCTTCGCCGAAATCGAACGCGAAGCCGATATCGACGAAATCGGCCGGGCGCTGTTTCCCCACACAGATGGCTCGGAATTCTTCAGCCAAGCTGGCCGCCAGCTGTTCGTTGCCGTCGTGACATACCTTCATCGAGAAGCCCAGGCAAGCGATACGACACCGACGAACGCCGATCTCGTCGCCTTCGTCCAGTCGACGGATAAGCAAGAGATGCACGAGCGGCTCACGGACTATTCGGACCTCACTGCAGCAGCGTCGGCAATCGACCCGGATTCGGAACGACAGGCGGCCGGCGTCTACGCGAACTTCCAGCAAGTCATCGCTGACCTCTTCCGCGGTGATTTCGCAGAGGCAGGCGAGTTCTCGATTCGCGAATATATGGACGATCCACAGGGACGGACGTTGCTGTTGGATTTCCCGATCACAGAGGGCGACGCAGTCCAACCCGCGTTTCGGTTCTTCATCGACTGGGCGGCACGGTTTGCACTCGCGAACGAGCAGGACACGTACTTTGTCCTCGACGAGTTTGCACGGCTCCCTGGCCTCCGCAAGATCGGTGACCTGATCAACGCAGGCCGGGGCCGAAACACCCAGCTCTTGCTCGGTGTGCAGTCGGTCGCACAACTCCACGACACCTACGGGAAAGACCGGGCGAACGCGCTGTTGAGTGGCCTCGTCCAATCAGTCATCATGCGCGTGGGCGATGCAGCGAGTGTTGAGTACGCGCAATCACAGATCGGCCGTGAGAAACAGCGCCGTTCCGTCCCTGTCCACGACCGCGACGGCCGCTCGGTTGGCCGGCAGGAGCTTCAAGATGAAACCCATCCAATCGTCGAAAGCGATCTCGAACGCCTCAACGATGGCGAGGCGATCGTCGTCGTCCCCGACGGCTGGCTGCGCGGCATTATCACCCGTTTCACAGCCATTCGGACGCAGCTCGAGCGGGCGCTTGAGCGCACACCGGAGTAG